The DNA region ACGCCGCCGGCCACCTTGGTGCCGTAGCTGCGTGCCTGCTTGGTGTGGAAGGTTCCCTGGCTGCCGGTGAGGCCCTGGCAGATCGTGACGGTGGACGCGTCGACGAGAATGGACATGTCGTCTCTCTATTTCCCGGATATTCGAAAGATATAGGACCGCGCTACGAGCAGCGGACCTACGCGGCAGCCTTGATGGCGTTGGTGATCTTCGCGGCGGCGTCGGCGAGGTCGTCGGCCGGCACGATCTTGAGCCCACTCTTGGCCAGGATCTCCTTGCCGAGATCGACGTTCGTGCCCTCGAGCCGAACGACGAGCGGCACCGTGATCGCCATCTCGCGCGCCGCAGCCACGATGCCCTCGGCGATGATGTCGCAACGCATGATGCCGCCGAAGATGTTGACCAGGATGCCCCGCACCGACGGATCCGACAGGATGATCTTGAAGGCTGCCTCGACCTTTTCCTTCGAGGCACCGCCGCCGACATCGAGGAAGTTCGCGGGCTCGGCGCCATAGAGCTTGATGATGTCCATGGTCGCCATCGCAAGACCGGCGCCGTTGACCATGCACCCGATGGTGCCGTCGAGCTTGATGTAGGAGAGCTCGTGCTTGGCCGCCTCGATCTCCATCGGATCTTCCTCGGTCTCGTCGCGCAGCGCGAGAACGTCGGGATGGCGGAACAGCGCATTGCCGTCGAAGCTGACCTTGGCATCGAGGCACACGAGCTGCCCTTCCGCCGTGACGACCAGCGGATTGATCTCGAGCAGGCTCACATCCTTCTCGCTGAGGAAGCGGTAGAGCCCGGAGATCAGCTTGTTCGCGGCCTTGACCTGATCGCCCTTGAGACCCAGCGCGAACGCGATCTTGCGGATGTGGAACGGCTGTAGCCCGGTCGCAGGATCGACGGTGAGCGTCAGGATCTTGTCCGGCGTATCGTGGGCCACCTTCTCGATGTCCATGCCGCCCTCGGTAGAGGCGATGAACGCGATGCGAGAGGACGCGCGATCGACCAGCGCCGAGAGGTACAGCTCGCGCGCGATGTTGACCGAATCCTGGATGTAGAGGCGCCGCACCGTACGGCCCGCGGCCCCTGTCTGAACCGTGACCAGCGTCCGGCCCAGCATCTGCTCGGCGAGCTGGCGGGCCTCA from Hyphomicrobium sp. CS1GBMeth3 includes:
- the sucC gene encoding ADP-forming succinate--CoA ligase subunit beta, producing MNIHEHQAKELLAKYGVEVGTGFAAFTPEEAEKAAAEISTPTIVVKAQIHAGGRGKGKFKEPEAGEKGGVRFAKSPAEARQLAEQMLGRTLVTVQTGAAGRTVRRLYIQDSVNIARELYLSALVDRASSRIAFIASTEGGMDIEKVAHDTPDKILTLTVDPATGLQPFHIRKIAFALGLKGDQVKAANKLISGLYRFLSEKDVSLLEINPLVVTAEGQLVCLDAKVSFDGNALFRHPDVLALRDETEEDPMEIEAAKHELSYIKLDGTIGCMVNGAGLAMATMDIIKLYGAEPANFLDVGGGASKEKVEAAFKIILSDPSVRGILVNIFGGIMRCDIIAEGIVAAAREMAITVPLVVRLEGTNVDLGKEILAKSGLKIVPADDLADAAAKITNAIKAAA